From a region of the Desmodus rotundus isolate HL8 chromosome 7, HLdesRot8A.1, whole genome shotgun sequence genome:
- the GIT2 gene encoding ARF GTPase-activating protein GIT2 isoform X10, whose amino-acid sequence MSKRLRSSEVCADCSVPDPSWASVNRGTFICDECCSVHRSLGRHISQVRHLKHTPWPPTLLQMVETLYNNGANSIWEHSLLDPASIMSGRRKANPQDKVHPNKAEFIRAKYQMLAFVHRLPCRDDDSVTAKDLSKQLHSSVRTGNLETCLRLLSLGAQANFFHPEKGNTPLHVASKAGQILQAELLAVYGADPGTQDSSGKTPVDYARQGGHHELAERLVEIQYELTDRLAFYLCGRKPDHKNGQHFIIPQMADSSLDLSELAKAAKKKLQSLNNHLFEELAMDVYDEVDRRETDAVWLATQNHSTLVTETTVVPFLPVNPEYSSTRNQGRQKLARFNAHEFATLVIDILSDAKRRQQGSPLSSSKDNVELILKTTNNQHSIESQDNDQPDYDSVASDEDPDLESTASKANRQKLLGKDAN is encoded by the exons atccttcctgggcatcAGTAAATCGGGGGACTTTTATATGTGACGAGTGCTGCAGTGTCCATCGGAGTCTAGGGCGCCATATCTCTCAAGTGAGGCATCTTAAACACACACCGTGGCCTCCAACATTGCTTCAG ATGGTTGAAACCTTATATAATAATGGTGCTAATTCTATATGGGAGCATTCTTTGCTGGACCCTGCCTCTATTATGAGTGGAAGACGTAAAGCTAATCCACAGGATAAAGTACA TCCCAATAAAGCGGAATTCATCAGAGCCAAGTATCAGATGTTAGCGTTTGTTCATCGCTTGCCCTGCCGGGATGACGATAGTGTGACTGCCAAAGATCTTAGTAAG caACTCCATTCAAGCGTGAGAACAGGGAACCTTGAAACCTGTTTGAGGCTATTATCTTTAGGAGCACAAGCCAACTTCTTTCACCCT GAAAAAGGAAACACCCCACTCCATGTTGCCTCCAAAGCAGGACAGATTTTACAGGCAGAATTATTGGCAGTATATGGAGCAGACCCAGGCACACAAGATTCCAGTGGGAAAACTCCTGTTGATTATGCAAG GCAAGGAGGGCACCACGAGCTGGCAGAACGCCTCGTGGAAATACAGTATGAGCTGACGGACAGACTAGCCTTCTATCTCTGTGGCAGGAAACCAG ATCACAAAAATGGACAGCACTTTATAATACCTCAAATGGCAGACAG CAGCCTGGATTTGTCTGAATTGGCAAAAGCTGCTAAGAAGAAACTTCAATCT ctAAATAATCATTTGTTTGAAGAACTTGCCATGGATGTGTACGATGAAGTTGACAGGCGAGAGACTGACGCAG TCTGGCTCGCCACGCAAAACCACAGCACCCTGGTGACCGAGACAACTGTTGTCCCCTTCCTTCCGGTCAATCCCGAGTACTCGTCTACACGGAACCAG GGCAGACAGAAATTAGCTCGGTTTAATGCCCATGAGTTTGCCACGCTGGTTATTGACATTCTCAGTGACGCCAAGAGGAGACAGCAAGGCAGTCCTCTCTCTAGTTCAAAAG ACAACGTGGAGCTCATACTAAAAACAACCAATAACCAGCACAGTATTGAGAGTCAAGATAACGACCAGCCAGACTATGACAGCGTGGCATCGGATGAAGACCCAGATCTGGAATCCACTGCAAGCAAGGCAAACAGGCAGAAG TTGCTTGGAAAAGATGCTAATTAA
- the GIT2 gene encoding ARF GTPase-activating protein GIT2 isoform X9, protein MSKRLRSSEVCADCSVPDPSWASVNRGTFICDECCSVHRSLGRHISQVRHLKHTPWPPTLLQMVETLYNNGANSIWEHSLLDPASIMSGRRKANPQDKVHPNKAEFIRAKYQMLAFVHRLPCRDDDSVTAKDLSKQLHSSVRTGNLETCLRLLSLGAQANFFHPEKGNTPLHVASKAGQILQAELLAVYGADPGTQDSSGKTPVDYARQGGHHELAERLVEIQYELTDRLAFYLCGRKPDHKNGQHFIIPQMADSSLDLSELAKAAKKKLQSLNNHLFEELAMDVYDEVDRRETDAVWLATQNHSTLVTETTVVPFLPVNPEYSSTRNQGRQKLARFNAHEFATLVIDILSDAKRRQQGSPLSSSKDNVELILKTTNNQHSIESQDNDQPDYDSVASDEDPDLESTASKANRQKSLDSDLSDGPVTVQEFMEVKNALVASEAKIQQLMKVNNNLSDELRIMQKKLLGKDAN, encoded by the exons atccttcctgggcatcAGTAAATCGGGGGACTTTTATATGTGACGAGTGCTGCAGTGTCCATCGGAGTCTAGGGCGCCATATCTCTCAAGTGAGGCATCTTAAACACACACCGTGGCCTCCAACATTGCTTCAG ATGGTTGAAACCTTATATAATAATGGTGCTAATTCTATATGGGAGCATTCTTTGCTGGACCCTGCCTCTATTATGAGTGGAAGACGTAAAGCTAATCCACAGGATAAAGTACA TCCCAATAAAGCGGAATTCATCAGAGCCAAGTATCAGATGTTAGCGTTTGTTCATCGCTTGCCCTGCCGGGATGACGATAGTGTGACTGCCAAAGATCTTAGTAAG caACTCCATTCAAGCGTGAGAACAGGGAACCTTGAAACCTGTTTGAGGCTATTATCTTTAGGAGCACAAGCCAACTTCTTTCACCCT GAAAAAGGAAACACCCCACTCCATGTTGCCTCCAAAGCAGGACAGATTTTACAGGCAGAATTATTGGCAGTATATGGAGCAGACCCAGGCACACAAGATTCCAGTGGGAAAACTCCTGTTGATTATGCAAG GCAAGGAGGGCACCACGAGCTGGCAGAACGCCTCGTGGAAATACAGTATGAGCTGACGGACAGACTAGCCTTCTATCTCTGTGGCAGGAAACCAG ATCACAAAAATGGACAGCACTTTATAATACCTCAAATGGCAGACAG CAGCCTGGATTTGTCTGAATTGGCAAAAGCTGCTAAGAAGAAACTTCAATCT ctAAATAATCATTTGTTTGAAGAACTTGCCATGGATGTGTACGATGAAGTTGACAGGCGAGAGACTGACGCAG TCTGGCTCGCCACGCAAAACCACAGCACCCTGGTGACCGAGACAACTGTTGTCCCCTTCCTTCCGGTCAATCCCGAGTACTCGTCTACACGGAACCAG GGCAGACAGAAATTAGCTCGGTTTAATGCCCATGAGTTTGCCACGCTGGTTATTGACATTCTCAGTGACGCCAAGAGGAGACAGCAAGGCAGTCCTCTCTCTAGTTCAAAAG ACAACGTGGAGCTCATACTAAAAACAACCAATAACCAGCACAGTATTGAGAGTCAAGATAACGACCAGCCAGACTATGACAGCGTGGCATCGGATGAAGACCCAGATCTGGAATCCACTGCAAGCAAGGCAAACAGGCAGAAG agcctAGATTCAGATTTATCAGATGGACCAGTCACTGTGCAGGAATTTATGGAGGTCAAAAACGCTCTAGTGGCTTCTGAGGCCAAGATACAACAGCTAATGAAGGTGAATAACAACTTGAGTGACGAGCTGAGAATTATGCAGAAAAAG TTGCTTGGAAAAGATGCTAATTAA